DNA sequence from the Streptomyces sp. CA-210063 genome:
GTCGGCGACCTCGACCTGATGACGCGGATCGTGAGCGCGGTGCGAAGCGGGGCGCCGGATGCCGGTGACTTCCTCTACTTCAACGGCCTGCCGACCGCCGAACTGACCCAGCCCGCCTACCGCGCCGTCGGGGTCCCCCTGTACTCCTCGGCCGTCTTCTGCTTTGTTCCGGAGATCGCCCTGGCGTTTCACCGGGCGCTCGGCGCGGGAGACGATCGAATCGTGGAACGGCTGCTCGAGGGTTTCTACCGCCCCTTCGTCGAACTCCGCGCACAGGGACGCGGCTACGCCGTGTCACTGGTCAAGGCCGGGGTACGGCTACGGGGGCTGGACGTGGGAGAGGTACGGCCGCCGCTGCACGAGCCGGCCGAGGAACACGTCAAGCGGCTGGGCGAGTTGATCGAGCGCGGTTACGCGCTGCTGGAAGAGTGCCAGGAGGTCAAGTGAAGGCGTCGACGTTCGTCTACCCGTGGGACGTCAACGGGGATCCGGCCGCCGCGGAACGCGTCGCGGGGCTGGGCGTGGAACAGGTGACGCTCGCCTCCGCCTACCACTCCACGCGCGCGCTCACCCCCCGCCACCCCCGGCAGCGCATCGTCACCGCCGAGCACGCGGCCGTGCTGTATCCGCCGGGTGCGCGTTGGGAGGGCCGTACGCTGCGGCCGTACGCGGCGGGGGAGTGGGCGCCCGGCGACGCGTTCGGGGAGGCGGCCGAGGCGCTGGCCGCCGCCGGTCTCGAGGTCCACACCTGGGTCGTTCTCGCGCACAACTCCCGTATGGGCGCCGAGCATCCCTCGACCTCCGTGGTCAACGCGTACGGGGACCGGTATCCCTGGGCGCCGTGCGTCGCGCAGCCCGCGACACGCGAGTACCTCGTCGACCTGGCGGTGGAGGCGGCGGTCCGCCCGGGGGCCCGGGGCACCGAGCTGGAGTCGCTCGGCTGGTACGGCATCTCCCACCTCCACGCCCATGACAAGACGGGCGGGGTCGGGCTCGGGGACGCCGGGCAGTACCTGATGTCGCTGTGCTTCTGCGGAACCTGCCGCGACGGCTACGCCGAGGCCGGGCAGGACCCCGACGCGCTGGCGGCGGCCGTCCGTGACGCGCTGGAGCCGCTGTGGCGGGGCGAGGGCGTCGACGAGGGCTGGCCGGCCGTGGAGAAACTCCTCGGCGCCGAGCGGGCGGCGGATACCCGGGTGTGGCGCGACGCGATCGCACGCTCGCTCCAGGAAGCGGCTGTGACGGCGGTACGGGCCGCCGCGCCCGGGGGGTTCCAGGTGCTGCTGCACGCGGACCCGGTGACGTACCACTGCGGGGCGAACCCGGGGGTAGACCCCGCGCACATCCTGGGCGTGGCGGACGGTGTCGTCGTCCCGTGCGCGGGCGGACCGGGGCTGCTGCCCGCGTTCGCCGAGGCCGGGGCGGAGGGCGCCGTGCTGGCCGCCAACTTCGGCATCGTGTCGGGGATGGGCGGGAGCCCGGTGACACTCGCCGAGGACGCGGGACGGGCGATGGAGCTGGGGGCGACCGAACTGCGGCTGTATCACGCGGGGTTGGCTTCGGATCAGGATCTGGTGGCGGTGCGGGAGGCGTTGACGGCGGTGGGCTGAATCGAGGGGGTCTCCCCCTCGTCGAGGGGCGAGCCGAGAGGGGGAGACGGGCGTACGGCGGGACCCTCACCTGAGAGCGGCCCTGGCGGGGTCTAGTGCCAGTTGCTGATCTTGACGTCGTGCGGCGCGGGCTCTCCCTTGCCGGTTTCGACCACTTTCTTGAGGCTCATCAGGAAGGTCGCCCATTTGGTGCTGCAGTGGTACATGAACTCCACCGGCTCCTTCCAGCCCTCGTGCCGGAACAACACGATCGTGAAGCCGTCCTCGTGCTTGAGCTCGAAGCGGATCTGCGTGCCGATCCATTCCTCGGGGCCGTCCACGACCTCCCAGACCACGCGCTCGGCGGGCTGAGCCTCCAGCACCTTCATGTCGAACCCGCCGGGCTCGAAGCGGAACCTGATCACTCCCCCGACGTCGCCGTCGCCCTCCGTGTCCTGCGTCCACCAGCTCGCCAGCCCGTCGATCGTGGTCAGGGCGGCGTAGACAGCGTCGGGAGACGACGTGACTCCGATCCTGTGCAGGATGTCCACCATCTCGATACCTCTTCTCGTGCAGGCGCCCGCATGCGGGCGCGGTTCATCGGCGCCGCATCGGATGTGGCGACGTTCGTACGTGAGAGGTCATCCCTCTTGGCCGCGCTGGATTGCCTCGGCGATCCGCTTGATGCGATGCAGCCGGGCGTCCCAACTGGCCCCGACCGACGACAGCTGCGCGACCGCGCGGGCGAGCTGGGCCTCGTCCACCTGGTAGAGGCGCTCGCGTCCGGACGGCGTGACGTGGACCAGCCCGACCCGGTGGAGTACGCCGAGGTGTTTGGCGACCGCCTGCCGGGTGACCGGCAGCTGCTCACTGAGCGTGGTCGCCGTCCCGCCGCTGTCGGCCAACAGCAGGTCGAGCATCCGCCGCCGGGTCGGGTCCCCCACCGCCGACCAGAGTTCGTCGTCGATGGTGACGCTCATGGTGTCGACACCAGCCGAGCGACGTACGCGACGAGGCGGGGCAGGAAGTAGTCCCAGCCGGTGACGTGCTCGCGGTACTGCTCCTCGAGCACGGCCGCCTCCCAGCCCTTCTCCCGGAACCCGGCCTCGGTGAAGCGCAGCAGTGTGCCCGCACCCGACGGGACCAGCTCGAAGGTCACCAGGAGCGAGTCGGCCGGCGCCGCGGCTTCGGCCTCGTCGTACACCCACCGGAAGGAGAACCGCCGGGGCGGGTCGGCCTCGATCACCGTGAGCGGTACGACCTTCGCGTCCGGCGTGGTCCTGTCGCCGAACCGGATGACCCCGGTGGCGCCGGGCACCGGCTTCAGCTCCGCTTCGTCCGGCCACCACTCCCGCAGATGTTCGGGCCTGCTGATGACCTCGTAGACCACCTCGGGTGTGGCTTCGATGTAGAGCTCCCGCTCGATGCTGCCGTACTCCATCTCACGCTCCCGTCTTTCGCAACCTTT
Encoded proteins:
- a CDS encoding ArsR/SmtB family transcription factor yields the protein MSVTIDDELWSAVGDPTRRRMLDLLLADSGGTATTLSEQLPVTRQAVAKHLGVLHRVGLVHVTPSGRERLYQVDEAQLARAVAQLSSVGASWDARLHRIKRIAEAIQRGQEG
- a CDS encoding SRPBCC family protein; this translates as MVDILHRIGVTSSPDAVYAALTTIDGLASWWTQDTEGDGDVGGVIRFRFEPGGFDMKVLEAQPAERVVWEVVDGPEEWIGTQIRFELKHEDGFTIVLFRHEGWKEPVEFMYHCSTKWATFLMSLKKVVETGKGEPAPHDVKISNWH
- a CDS encoding SRPBCC domain-containing protein; this encodes MEYGSIERELYIEATPEVVYEVISRPEHLREWWPDEAELKPVPGATGVIRFGDRTTPDAKVVPLTVIEADPPRRFSFRWVYDEAEAAAPADSLLVTFELVPSGAGTLLRFTEAGFREKGWEAAVLEEQYREHVTGWDYFLPRLVAYVARLVSTP